TGAAGTTGAAAATGAGTTTTtccaacatttttatttttaagagcCATTCCTATGAAAAGCAAGTTATATAAGATAAATAAAGCATTAACAAGCATTATACCGAATTATATCAAAATTCAatcttttgaaataaaaaattcttaagtttcatatatttttatatatcatACCTTGTACATCATTGTGTTGCTGCTTTGAAACTTTATCCTTTTAGTTATTTAGCATACCTTGTATGTTTTGACATTCTGCACAAGTATTAACTCCACCAAAATATAAGCAAGTTAAGTTTTAATTATAAGCAACAAAGTTCTAACATTTTTCGCTAGCTACCATGTTATTACCAAGTTCTCTTGCAAGACTGACTTGAACAAAGTATACAACATTCATACAAATGCAAAAGGTCAAATAAGAGTTATACACAAGCAACAAACAGATTGTTTTTGTGTAAAATGCGATGATACCTCTTTCTTTTGAATTTCGAGTTACATGATTGACAGATATAATACGTGGTTGTGTATCTTCCTCATCTCGAAGTTGAAAAtgagatttttcaaaaaatttactATTACGAGTCATTCCTATCAAAAGAAAAGGTTAAAAATTACAAATGCTTTTATATagaataaataaaacatgaagtaAGCATTATACATATCCAAACTTAATcgtttcaaataaaattctataagtttcatatctttttatatttaataccttgtaaatcattgtgTTGGTGCTTTGAAACTTCATCCATTTGGTTATTCAACATACCTTGTATGTTTTGAACTTCGGCACAAGTTTTGATACCACCAAAATATAAGTAAGTTGAGTTtttaattataaacaagaaaatgcTAACCTTTTCCGCTATCATTCATGCTACCGAGTTCTCTTGCTCAACTTGAACAATGTACATAAAATTCAGACAAAATCAAAAGGTTCAATAAGAGTAATACAAAATCAGCAAACATATCCTTGATGTATAAAGTTACATGCTATCTTTTTTTGAACTTCGAGCTGCGTGATTGGCAATCATAATTCGAGATTGTTTATTTGCCTTATCTTGATGTTGAAAATGAGGTTTTCCAACAGTTTGACCCTCACTAGCCATTCCTATCAAGAGCAAGAGCCACAACTTGAAGATAAAAAAAAGTTAGTTATATCCTTTGATATGATAAATAAAAGATACAtagtgaaaaataaaattaaaatatataatgttattattattctaGTATCCAGCAAATCCACTCTACTAGTTTCACTTTATATCATATTAactaaacataaaaaattatatatgcaAGAAAAAATCTCATCGTTAACTAAATCTCATCatgcatcaacatcaatttcaACTCCTGCGACATCATCCCGAACCCAAACGACTTCTTCATGTTCATTCTCGTCTTCAGGATTACAAATACAACTTTGAAGATATGTATCAACATCTGCCATAGGTTGCATTTTATACTTTGCTCGTGCATCGGTGGTGATAATTACATGCCAATTACAATCAGCTGGATCTTCCACATAAAAAACTTGCATGGCTTGGGATGCTAATATATAAGGCTCGTTGTGACGCTTCACATTTGTAAAATTGGCCAACATAAAACCATCTTCATCCAGTTTTAGTTGTTTGCCTTTGGAGACCCAATCacattaaaataaaacaactctTCGACCTCcctcataatctaactcaatcacATTTTGCAAAATCCCATAATAATCAAGTTCACTTGATACTGGATTCTGATATCATATACTCGAATAACTTGAAGTGGTAGCCCGAACAATTACACCACAATTCTGAGTTTTTCTCTTGCGTTCCACTTCTTTTGTATGAAACCTAAATCCATTCGAAATGAATTTTTCATATCGTATCCCTATGAAATTTGGGCCTCTGGGTGATTTAAAATCATTTGATACTGGATCATCTTGTGAAGGATTTGTATTTTCAATCTATCACACaagaaaaaattgataaattatgtataaaaatcataatatttaaCCTTAATGACCAATTACAAAAGAAACTTACATGTTTGGCAAACCAAGAGGCAAAAGACTCACTATGCATACGTTCAATTTGGTGTGGTGGAAGACCGGAATGAGtaagattcaaaatctgacggtgTTCACTGCAAATTAAGAAAGATGATTTGATAAACATCGATGATTATATATTTAAACACAATGAAATATATAATCACATACTCTATATAAGATTGTATGTGATGACAGTTGAATAACACATATTGATGTGCCTTCTTTAATGTCTCATTATGAAACTTAGTTGCAATGGGCTTTCCAAGTGCATAACCAGAGGCCTTAAACACGTCCAATGCGAATGTTGAGCCGATAGTTGTCTCATCATTTCTTGTTGATTGATTGAATTTTGTCTCTACATAATCAGCTAAATAAAAAGAACAGAATGTCAAACATTCCTCAGCCAAATACCCCTCTGCAATGGATCCTTCTGGCCTACTTCTATTTCGAACATATGACTTCAATGTCCCCAAGTACCTTATAccaaaatcataaattttttattatttagtgaaaataataatttaaataaaacaaaatcaataatattgtTTTTACCTTTCAATTGGATACATCCAACGATAGTAAACTGGTCCAGCAAGTTGTACTTCAGTAGCCAAATGTACAGTCAAATGAATCATTATGTCAAAAAATGAGGGAGGAAAAATCTTCTCCAATTGACAGAGGATCACCGCAAAATCTTTCCTTAGACGAACCACATCAGTAGAAGAAATTACTTTACAACATAGCTCTCTGAAATACCTACTCAATCTAATCAAAGGAGTCCGAACTGATTTAGACAAAGTTCTACGTAGTGCCATCGGCAACAACTGCTGCATAAAAATATGGTTGTCATGGCTTTTTAGACCAATTAATTTTGCCGGTTTCATTTGAACACACCGTGAAATGTTAGAAGCATAGCCATCTGGAACTTTAACTTTTTTCAAAACCTTGCAAAATGTGCCCTTCTCATTTTTGCCCATTGAATAACATGCTGAAGGCAGATAAACTCTACTTGGTCCTTTCTCAATAGGATGAAGTGCTGATCTTATTCCAATTTCTTGCAAATCAAGACGTGATTTAATATTATCTTTTGTTTTTCCTTCCATATTCAGCAGTGTCCCACAAATTGATTCGCACACATTCTTCTCAATATGcataaaatcaagattgtgGCGTACCACATTATCTTTCCAATATGGTAAATCGAAGAAAATACTCAACTTTTTCCAATTGAATGGTAGTTCTGGATTATCATCAACTGTTTttccaaatttcaaattaaaatttttcaacTCGTTGATCACTGTGTCTCCCGAAAGTATGGGTGATGGTCTTCCATACTCTTCTGTGCCATCAAAATTTTGAGCATCTTTGCGAAACTCATGATCACCGTTCAAAAATTTGCGGTGACCCATATAACAATATTTTCTACCATTTTTTAACCAGCGTGAATGTGTAAATTTGTGGTACACTGGGCATGCAAATTTACCTTTGGTGCTCCATCCAGATAGGGTGGCATATCCAGGAAAATCACTTATAGTCCATAATAATGCGGCATTCAACTGAAAATTCTGCTTGGTTGATGCATCATATGTTTGCACTCCTACCTCCCACAAATCCTTCAAATCTGCAATAAGGGGCTGCAAGTAGATGTCGATGTTATTTCCAGGAGCAGATGGACCAGGTATTAGCAATGATAATATAAAGTATGGTTGTTTCATACACATCCATGGTGGAAGATTATAAGGCACTAAAATGACTGGCCACGTACTATGCGCCACACTCATATTTTtgaatggattaaatccatctgAAGCTAATCCTAGCCTTATGTTTCGGGGATCCTTTGCGAATTCAGGGTGGTTATGGTCAAACGTTTGCCAAGCTGGGGAATCAGCTGGGTGTCGCATGTAACCGTCTTTCGTGCTAGATTCAGAATGCCATCTCATATGGACTGCTGTTTTGCAGGACATGAACAAACGTTGTAACCTAGGCTTTATTGGAAAATACCATAAAACCTTGCGTGCAACTTTCCTCTTGTCACCAATAGGATCATTTTCAGATGTTTCCCATCTAGGCTCGTTGCATGTTTTGCATCGAACTCTTTCTTCGTCCAACCGCCAGTATAAAGTGCAATCATTAGGACAAGCATCGATCTTTTCATAACCAAGTCCTAATTGCTTCATCAATTTCTCTGCTTCATAGTATGACTGGTAAATCTTTCATGGCATTTGGAAATGCTTCTCTCAACAAATCCAAAAGCATATTGAAGATTTTATTGGTAATTTTTCCAAGACATTTTAAGTGAAGCAAGCGAATGATGAATGAAAGTTTTGAGAATTTCTTGCATCCGGGATATAACTCCTTTTGTGAATCATCAATTATTTTATAGAATTTCTCGGCCTCTCCGATTGGAATCTCTTTATCCTTTTCAAATCTTGTTGTATTGATTGTATCACCATCGTTTTGTGTGACCCCAAAAGCATCATGAACTAATCCCTCCATATCATCTACATCATCACGAGATGGAACAGAACTAGATATTGAAGATGCACTACATGCTATCTCTTCATGAGCCACCTAGTGAGtataacttttgataaatcCATCAACCGTCAAATGATCACAAGCATCCTTTCTTGAAACACATATGCCAATCTTACATTTTGCACAAGGACACGCAATCATTCCATTTATGTTTGCATTAGAAAATGCAAAATCTAAGAAACTCTCAAGTCCTTTCCTGTATTCCTTGGTTTGTCTCGGCAAAAACATCCAACTTTTATCCATCACAATTCTGGTAAAAAGATATACTTAAACTAGTTCAgcaaacaaatatataatttgtgtaTGTGGGGAGTAAAATATCGAACAAGATATATACAATTAGTGTCTCAAAACACAACAATAatttaataacaaaaaaatatgtgAACAAAAGAAAACTAGAGTGAAACCCAAAAATCTCTTATAGAtagctatatttttttataaagtaatttcatatatttttattattttcaatcattttaaagaaaataagttAGCTTTGAGATCATCactttttataaattaatttcatatattaataattgatatattttgaaatcATGTTAATTGAACATATGAAATTTGTCATCAACGTCAATAACTAGATCGAATGTTTATTGATTAATAAATTATAGTTGATAATGAACgacaaaattcaaatatttattacTATATTGTCATCTAAATGTACTTCTTTCCGGCCAATATAACACATGGACaactatttatatatatattttaattcaatatgCTTAGTAATCCAGCTAAGTTACATATTGGTCACACCTGGAAGCTTAAGAAAATGAATTGTTTCTTATTAAATTTGTGTACCCAAAAAGAATAAACAAGCATATGCCACATTCGAGAGCCTctatttataaagcaaaaaacAATAGTCAATATGCACCTGTTTGAATAAAATCTTGTAAATTAGATTATGAAGCCCATACCTCTTTGAATCTCGTGATATGTTAGATTATGAAGCCCATATGTCAATGGCTTTAATGAAGCTGGCTTTTCTCTATTTATGAGTGTTGGTCAGATTACATATAATAGCACTGATTACTAGAAAATCTTAATCATATTCATAACAAACCAACATACAATTATTAGGGTTCTGATTATGGTTAAGATATGTTTAACAGTACTCTTGCTAACCCAATAAAGTCATGTGTTTTCActaaaatttctttcaaaaatttatcaCAGTTTCCATTTGAATTCAGATTTGGGCATTTtccagtaaatatttttcatgcaattttaAATTGACACACTGTATTTATACAGAATCAGGAACTCTCATTAGAATGCTACAAAAAAGAAGATATAACACCTAAAGAGAAATCATCCTCACTTTTCAGCTTCAAGGGATGGTGATTGGTACATAGCTCGTAAAATAGTCCTTTTAGTATCCACATTTTATACTGCAGGTGATGCAAGTACTCAGTATCTTTTTCTGGATATTTTTCAATTTCAGtattatatttcttttttcCACAACTCaatgtttctgattttttttctttttgagagCTGGCTGTGAATTACTAAGTTAAGTCAAAATTTACTCATAGAATAATCACCTTGAATCCTTGATCATAGTGTTTCCTAGTTATTTACAGGTAAGACTTAGGTTTAAAGAAGTTTATAAATATGAAAGAGCtttgatataaatttaatcaattaaagaGCGATAAACTATTTGAAGTATCTCAATTTTAACGGCGAGAATTCATTAACACGTTATTGGAACACTCCTCTTTTCTCAATCAAGAGAATAACATAAACCAATCAAGCCATATCATAAACCAATCAAGCAAATATTTAGAGACAAAGAGGAACACAgaacaatatttatattatgaatCAACTTTGTAATCACAAAAATTGTGACTCAAATCGTACACAACTTATTCTCAATAAATCAATCAAGCGAATCAAATGAATCGAACACTCTTATAAAATCGAACTCCTCTTCTAAAATCGAACACTCTTATAAAATCGAACTCCTCTTCTCTATGAATCGAACACTCATAAAAAAAACCGTGACCAAAATCTCTTCCAAAACAAGGGATTCGGAACTTACCGGAGATGAGCGGCTGGACAAATCTGAAAATGAGAAGCGGCTtgtaatgcccggaaatttaatcctagtaatctgtaattattgatttataatttgatatgattatgaaaggattaaccgagacacgatttgaagtaacgtgtgaaaatttatgtgcgaggacagtaccatcggcgcacatgcgcgatatgagacgcgcacatgcgcgaatttgacagaaggtctcgcgcatatgcgcgacagaaaggcgcgcatatgcgcgagcttgTGTGAAGGTTCGATCACAACTCcggagagtctcgcgcatatgcgcggatggtgttgcgcatatgcgcgagctgccgagaagaaatgtgcgaagaccagaaggtctcgcgcatatgcgccgatttaggtcgcgcatatgcgcgagacgtgttgcgcgtAGAGTTCGCCATTTTCTTTACATGcgtgaatgtatatatatatatatatacaaaacgtACGAAAATCCTTCATTTTTCCGAGAAAAGAGTCGAGAAAAGTCTCTGTGaagttgtgaaaaatccttacgccttctgtgaaaaatccgtccgtctgattttgaatctgactgcaGTATTGGGTTCATATCAACGCAGcctataactggacgtaagttttactacgttttgacatgtttgaaattatgatgttgttggaattgcatacacgtcatatatgatgttctggatatgttagacatcatagaatcgaagtcagattaagtaacggactgattatggagttgttatgattttctgattatattgatctgaaatcggacagatttggattatggatggagtatagattgtatcggatatgagttatgatttgtaattgatgtctgtttatatggtattgacggggatactgagattgtgccgttatactGTGATTTGAGTTAAAtccggattaatcagattcaatgttgaattgagaatggaatattgatattatgattctcaatatgtcgtttcagatttacagagacagtcttgagttcagaattgatattgcttcagaccgagactacaaacgaaaggtataagtcaatgtggtatcgggagatcgacttaagtcggtttagacttgagtttccctaaatcacatactttactttattgcattgatatttgcattgatttgattgatatacttgttttcttgatttatagataacaggtattagacaaggaatcttgtgacagaagtgcctgatagtggcaggatcgccacgggcacattgcatgatgtcacaagataatgtattggcgatagtgccaaagtctgtcaccggatgattggctatcgatgtggatagaatttgagtttcttctattactgttgatcgatgtcgtatcggtgtggatagaattggagcttcttctattactggtgatcgatattatatcggtgtggatagaattagagttccttcagttttgtcagaatttatattgaaatgtctaaatcgctgacagatgaagacaggaagatagaaaccaggaaattggttatacagattatcgattcctgaatagaaataggagtatatttctatggatctggtgatagatttaccgaaatcgtgccaagaatataccaggatgtggttatgattgaacgattgttcaaatttGCATATGTATATCGTAccggatgacgtacagatatgactaaATGACTGAGAAATATCTCAGAAAAGGGGGTCAAAtagtattgaatgccagagttgattatatcataccatgatttttggttgattttgtactttggcagaatgtatagcatgattttttatctatggattatagattgacggatagtcggagtgaactatctagatactggaggatatccaggaactgtagtgctggattttagcactggtgacctgatgtcttgtcactttatgaattattgtataatgatagctatcaaatgggtattgagatagctacagACGAGACATTGTACGGTGAGTTCTGTAGATTTccgctgaatgggaatgatattacggtgatatctgagattgcatttgataacagctgatgatattgagttggtatgagctgttgattggtatatacgagtgttgtatagccagtatttgcaagtaattttatcagaatagtttgatagaatgaatttgctgaagtaacctctattatacattctttccttatctgatttgattgtctgtgatttcgagtacgaaatcatatcttagagggggagaaatgtaaggcccgagaatttgattaccgtaatcggaaatgatttggggtatatttaccgtaataTAAGATTATTCTggaatgatttattgattaatcaaggtaattatagacggaacagaGTGGACCGGGAAAGGTAAGAAAAGACGCAAAATGTATGTGCAAGGAGGTGtgctcgcgcacatgcgtgacGTGATGCGCGAGTCTTGCGCGGAGTggacagaagaccccgcgcatatgcgcggcgtgtgggcgcgcatatgcgcgaggtgtccagtagccaaggaaatgctcggcgcatatgcgcgacgtgaacgggcgcatatgcgcgagcagggcagtgagttcggcgcacatgcgcaacggaaggtgcgcatatgcgtgagagaTGCCGAGACACACGCGCTGAGAaattgtgtctcgcgcatatgcgccgaaagatgtcgcgcatatgcgcgagacgtgttactCGAGGGAGCAGgccacttgccttgctgcatgcgtggtatatatatatatatatatataaacatgcataTTTCTTCAGAAGAGAGAAAGAGGAAATCGAAGGAATCTTTAAGAAAATTTTCCGTGGCATTTTAATCGCGATTTTGCGAAATCCGTCTGTTAGATTTCTAATCCGAGgacagtaccgtgttcctagcgacgacagctacaactggacgtaagttttactacgttttgatatgttttgaaattaatgCCCTAgtttgtatgtggataaaatgaaaagatgaagtatTGCTTGAAGaaaagaccgcacccgcgccccttctgatgccgcacctgcggtgcatggacaaaaaattgatcattttacagtagggtcaccgcacccgcggtccaagacagagtgcacccgcggttgagggacagagagttgggaattaattacagaaatgacactgcacccgcggtgctaacgtaaacgcacccgcggtaatgtcaccgcacccgcggtcttatatgtaccgcacccgcggtaatgtcaccgcacccgcggtcttatatgtaccgcacccgcggtcgtcgaatttcagaaaatgaaaggcatgccgtgggcacagcgcacccgcggtaaagagtgaccgcacccgcagtgctgcatgcgagaaagccacctt
This window of the Primulina tabacum isolate GXHZ01 chromosome 4, ASM2559414v2, whole genome shotgun sequence genome carries:
- the LOC142543203 gene encoding uncharacterized protein LOC142543203 isoform X2, with translation MIAEKVSIFLFIIKNSTYLYFGGIKTCAEVQNIQGMLNNQMDEVSKHQHNDLQGMTRNSKFFEKSHFQLRDEEDTQPRIISVNHVTRNSKERDCQSIQGASRNQIDEASNQNDIELQGLTSRITFNNNPHVENDFMDEESDQDWMFCLNKKSI
- the LOC142541940 gene encoding uncharacterized protein LOC142541940; protein product: MKQLGLGYEKIDACPNDCTLYWRLDEERVRCKTCNEPRWETSENDPIGDKRKVARKVLWYFPIKPRLQRLFMSCKTAVHMRWHSESSTKDGYMRHPADSPAWQTFDHNHPEFAKDPRNIRLGLASDGFNPFKNMSVAHSTWPVILVPYNLPPWMCMKQPYFILSLLIPGPSAPGNNIDIYLQPLIADLKDLWEVGVQTYDASTKQNFQLNAALLWTISDFPGYATLSGWSTKGKFACPVYHKFTHSRWLKNGRKYCYMGHRKFLNGDHEFRKDAQNFDGTEEYGRPSPILSGDTVINELKNFNLKFGKTVDDNPELPFNWKKLSIFFDLPYWKDNVVRHNLDFMHIEKNVCESICGTLLNMEGKTKDNIKSRLDLQEIGIRSALHPIEKGPSRVYLPSACYSMGKNEKGTFCKVLKKVKVPDGYASNISRCVQMKPAKLIGLKSHDNHIFMQQLLPMALRRTLSKSVRTPLIRLSRYFRELCCKVISSTDVVRLRKDFAVILCQLEKIFPPSFFDIMIHLTVHLATEVQLAGPVYYRWMYPIERYLGTLKSYVRNRSRPEGSIAEGYLAEECLTFCSFYLADYVETKFNQSTRNDETTIGSTFALDVFKASGYALGKPIATKFHNETLKKAHQYVLFNCHHIQSYIDEHRQILNLTHSGLPPHQIERMHSESFASWFAKHIENTNPSQDDPVSNDFKSPRGPNFIGIRYEKFISNGFRFHTKEVERKRKTQNCGVIVRATTSSYSSKQLKLDEDGFMLANFTNVKRHNEPYILASQAMQVFYVEDPADCNWHVIITTDARAKYKMQPMADVDTYLQSCICNPEDENEHEEVVWVRDDVAGVEIDVDA